In Micromonospora ferruginea, the sequence GGTTGGTCAGCTCGGTGCCGCCGCCGATGTGGTAGACCTCGCCGGCGCGTCCCTTCTCCTGCACCAGCGCGATGCCCCGGCAGTGGTCGTGCACGTGCAGCCAGTCCCGGACGTTGCCGCCGTCGCCGTAGAGCGGAACGGTGCCGCCGTCGAGCAGGTTGGTGACGAAGAGCGGGACCACCTTCTCCGGGAACTGGTACGGCCCGTAGTTGTTGGAGCAGCGGGTCACCACCACGTCCAGGCCGTGGGTGCGGTGGTAGGCCAGCGCCAGCAGGTCGGAGGCGGCCTTCGAGGCCGAGTACGGCGAGTTCGGCGCCAGCGGCCAGTCCTCCGTCCAGGCGCCCGCGTCGATCGAGCCGTACACCTCGTCGGTGGAGACGTGCACGAACCGGCCGGTGCGGTGACGCAGCGCGGCGTCGAGCAGCGTCTGGGTGCCCAGCACGTTCGTGGTGACGAACGGCGCCGCCCCGGTGATGGAGCGGTCGACGTGCGACTCGGCGGCGAAGTGGACGATCACGTCGTGGCCGGGCACCACCTGGTCGACCAGCGCCGGGTCGACGATGTCGCCGTGCACGAACCGCAGCCGGGGGTCGTGGCGCACCGGGTCGAGGTTGGCCGGGTTGCCGGAGTAGGTGAGCTTGTCCAGCACGGTGACCGAGGTGGGCGCGATCCGCGGCGCCCGGGCCGGGTCGCCGCCGGGCCGGCCGAGCAGCATCCGCACGTACTCCGACCCGATGAAGCCGGCGCCGCCGGTGACGAGGATCCTCACGGGTGGTGGAGTTTACGCGACGGTAGTCTCCGCGGGTGCGTGGAATCCTTCTCGCCGGCGGGACCGGGACCCGGCTCTGGCCGATCACCCGGGCGGTCTCCAAGCAGCTCATGCCGGTGTTCGACAAGCCGATGGTCTACTACCCGCTCTCCACGCTGGTGATGGCCGGCGTGCACGAGATCCTGGTGATCACCACGCCGGACGACCGCCCGCAGTTCGAACGGCTGCTCGGCGACGGCGGCCAGTGGGGGCTGCGGTTGGCGTACGCCGAGCAGGCCCGCCCGGAGGGCATCGCGCAGGCGTTCCTGCTCGGCGCGGACTTCATCGGCGACGACTCGGTGGCGCTGGTTCTCGGCGACAACATCTTCCACGGCGTCGGCCTCGGCCGGCAGTTGGCGCAGCACGGCGACCCGACCGGCGGCCGGGTGTTCGCGTACCCGGTGGCCAACCCGGCGGACTACGGCGTGGTCGAGTTCGACCCGGCCGGCCAGGTGCTGTCGATCGAGGAGAAGCCGGCCCGGCCCAAGTCCCGGTACGCGGTCCCCGGCCTCTACTTCTACGACAACCGGGTGGTCGACATCGCCCGCAAGCTCACCCCCAGCGCGCGCGGCGAGCTGGAGATCACCGCGGTCAACGAGACGTACCGCGAGTGGGGCGAGCTGTCGGTGACCGTGCTCGACCGGGGCACCGCGTGGCTGGACACCGGCACATTCGCCTCGATGATGCAGGCCGCCGAGTTCGTCCGGGTGATCGAGGAGCGTCAGGGCATGAAGATCGGCTGCGTCGAGGAGGTGGTCTGGCAGTCCGGGCTGATCGACGACGACCGGCTGCGCGCCCTGGCCGAACCGCTGGTGCGCAGCGGCTACGGCAGCTACCTGCTCGGCCTGCTGGCGGACCGGCCGGCCGCCGGGGGCGGGTCGTGAAGGTCCGGCCGCTGGGCATCGAGGGCGCGTGGGAGGTCACCCCGGTGCCGCACGGCGACCCGCGCGGGCTGTTCCTGGAGTGGTACCGGTTCGACCGGCTCGCCGAGGCGGTCGGGCACCCGCTGCGGCTGGCCCAGGGCAACCTCTCGGTCTCCGCGCGCGGCGTGGTCCGCGGCATCCACTTCGCCGACGTCCCGCCCGGCCAGGCGAAGTACCTGACCTGCGTGCGGGGGGCGGTGCTGGACGTGGTGGTGGACGTGCGGACCGGTTCACCGACCTTCGGCCGGTGGGAGGCGGTACGCCTGGACGACGTCGACCGGCGTGCCGTCTACCTGGCCGAGGGGCTGGGGCACGGCTTCTGCGCGCTGACCGACGACGCGACGTTGAGCTATCTCTGCTCCACCACGTACCGGCCGGCGGCCGAGCACACCGTGCACCCGCTCGACGCGGACCTCGCCATCGACTGGCCGACCGACGTGCCGCTGCTCTCCGCCCGGGACGCGGCGGCGCCGAGCCTGGCCGAGGCGCGGGCCGCGGGCCTGCTGCCCGACCACGACACCTGCCGGTCCCACGTGGACGGCCTGCGGCTCGCCCCCTGACCGCCGGCGGCATTTGTCCGGCGGGTTGGCGGCCACCGCGACCGACCCCATATCCTGCCTTCGCTCTCGGCCCGCCCGGCCCGGAGCTGCCACGGGGAGGAAGCACGATGTCCGGTCCGCCGCCCGCCGCGTCCACCCCGGCGACGGCGGCGCCCGTGCCCGCCCTCGGCGACGCGTCCGTGGCGCTGGTGCACGAGTGGTTCGGCGTCACCGGCGGCTCCGAGCAGGTGTTCCGCAGCATCGCCGAGCTGTTTCCCCGGGCGGAGCGGTTCGCCCTGTGGAAGGACGACGGGGTGGACGAGCCGCGCCTGCGCGAGTCGTGGCTGGCGCGCACCCCGATGCGGCACCGCAAGGCGATGGCGCTGCCGCTGATGCCGGTGGTCTGGCGGACGCTGACCCGGGAACGCTTCGACGTGGTCATCTCGTCCAGCCACGCCTTCGCGCACACGGTCCGGCTGGGCCCCCCGGAGACCACCCGGCACCTGAGCTACGTGCACGCCCCGGCGCGCTACCTGTGGAACCCGGCGACCGACGGGCGCGGCGCGAGCCCGCTGCTCGCCCTGCCCCGGCGCGCGCTGCGGGGGGTCGACGTGCGGCTGAGCCGGCACGTGCACGCGTACGCGGCGAACTCCCGTGAGGTGCGCGACCGGATCCGGCGCCACTGGGGACGCGACGCCGTGGTGATCAACCCGCCGGTGCGGGTGGACTGGTTCGCCGACGCGCCGGCCACCGACCGGGCCCAGCCGCGCGACTACCTGCTCGGGGTCGGGCGCTGGATCCCGTACAAGCGGTTCGACCTGATCGTAGCCACCGCCGAGGCCGCCGGGCTGCCGCTGGTCGTCGCCGGCTCCGGCCCCGAGGAGGCCCACCTCCGCCGGCTCGCCGAGCGGGCCGGCGTGCCGGTCACGTTCGAGGTCGCGCCGAGCCAGGAGCGGCTGCGGCGGCTCTACTGGGGCGCGCGGGCGCTGCTCTTCCCGGTGCACGAGGACTTCGGCATCGTGCCGGTGGAGGCGCAGGCGTGCGGCACCCCGGTGATCGGGCTGCGGCGCGGCGGGCTGCGGGAGACCGTGGTCGACGGCGAGACCGGGCTGCTCGTCGACTCCACCGACCCGCGTGACCACGCGGCGCTCACCCGGCGCCTCGACGAGCTGCGCCCGGAACGCGTCCGGGCCCACGCGGCCACCTTCTCCGAGGCGTCGTTCGCCGCCGCCTTCGCCGCCTGGGTGACGGAAGCCGTTGCCTAGCCCGCACCGGGCGGCGGGCCGATGACCACCCTCGGCATCGCCGTCGTCGACTACCGCAGCGCGGCCGACACCGCCGGCCTGGTCCGCTCGATCGTGGCCCACCACCACGACCCGGACCTGCGGGTGGCCGTCGCGCTCGTCGACAACGGCGACCAACGCGCCCCGCTGGAGGAGGTCGCCGAGCTGGCCCGCCGGCACGGCCTGGTGACGCGGGTGCTGCACGGGCACGGCAACGTCGGGTACGCCGCCGGCAACAACCTCGCCGCGCGGTGGCTGCGCGACGCCGGGGCCGACCTGATCTGGGTGCTCAACCCGGACGCCCGGATCAGCGGCGGGTCGCTCGCCGCGGCGGCACGTCTCGGCGCGGGCGACGACGGGTGCGCGGTCGGCGCGACCGCGTACCGGGACGCCGGCGGGGCGGTCCGGCCCGACCTGGGCGCGGTCGACCTGTGGACCGGCCGCAGCGGACGGTCGCCGGGGCCGCGCGCGCTGACCTACGTGGCCGGGCACTCCGTCCTGCTCACCCGGGCGGCGTTCGACCGCCTGGGCGGGTTCTGCGAGGAGTTCTTCCTGTTCTACGAGGAGGCCGACCTGGCCGTCCGGTGCGCCCGGCTCGGCGTACCGGTGCGGGTCGTCGCGGACCTGCTGGTGACGCACGCCGGCGGCGGCGCGACGGGCGCGACCGCCGACCTGCGGGCCAAGTCGCTCCTGACCTGGTTCCACGCCAGCCGGAGCTGCATGGTCTTCTTCCGGCGGCACTACCGCCGCCGCCTCCCGGTGGCGGCGGCGGCCCGGCTGCTCTACGCCGGCCGGGCCCTGCTGGCGGCCGGCCCGGCCGCGGCGGGCGCGGTGCTGCGGGGCACGGCGGCGGGGTTGCGGTCGTGATCGCGGCACTCCGGCGGGCGGTCGCCAGCGCCACCCTGATGTACGTCGGCGCGCTGGCCATGTCGGGCGTGGCCATCCTGCTCAGCATCGCGCTCCCGCCGGCCGAGCGGGGCCTGCTGGTGGCCACCACGGCGAGCGCCACGATCGGCGTGGCGGTCGGCGGGCTGTCGCTGGAGACGTTCCTGCTGGCGCAGGGGCGTCGGTGGCTCGACGAGCTGGCCGGGCGTCGCAGCCTGCTCGTCTACCTCGCCACCGTGCCGCTGACCGCGGCGCTGGCCCGGGTGTTCGCGCACTACTCCGAGGAGGCGAGACCCGGCCTGGCGGTCGCCGGGGCGGCGTGCATCGCGGCGAGCAACGTGCCGGCCGCCGCCGGGCTCACCCTCGGCGGGTTCCTGAGCGTCTACCGCTACCGGGCCGCGTTCGCCGCCGTCGCGCCGGCGCTGTACGCCGCGCTCATCCTGGCCGGGGTGGACGACGCGGACCGCTGGCTGGCGGCCTGGCTGGGCTGCCAGGCGCTGATGGCGGTGGCGTTCTGGGCGCGGCACGGCCGGCCGCTGGTCCGGCTGCTGCGCCGGGCCGCCCCGCCCCGGGAGCGGCTCGCCCGGTTGGGGCTCACCCACACCGGCGCGGTGGCCCAGGTCTTCACCTACCGCTTCGACCAGTTGGCGCTGGCCCGCCACCAGGGGCCGGACGTGCTGGCGGTCTACTCGCTGGCGGTCGCGGCGATCGAGTTCACCCAGGCCGGCGCGGTGGTCGCCGCGCAGCGGACGCTCGGCGACCACGAGACCGGCTCCGACCGGCGGCTCGCCGGCCTGCTGCGCCGGGCGGTGTGGCTGTCCGCCGGGATGGGTGTGCTGGTCCTGGCCGGGCTCGCCGCGATCGGCGTGCTGACCGACGGCTACGCCGCCGCCCTGCTCATCGGCCTGATCCTGGTGCCGCGCAGCATCGCGGTGACCATCGGCAAGGTGCTCGGCGCCCGGCTGGTCAACCTGGGCGGCGAGCGGGCGACCGCGGTGATCGCGGTGGGTACCGCCCTGGCCGCGATCGTCGGCTACTCTCTCACCGCTCCCGCGTACGGCGCGGTGGGCGTCGCCGCCGTGTCGGTGGCGCTCTTCGCGGCGCACAGCACCGTCACCGCCGTCACGCTGGGGAGCTGGCCCGCGCGGCAGGACGCGCCGGCACCCGCGTCCCCGGCCCGGAACAGTGAGGTTGGCAGCAGTGCCTGACAAGGTCGTCGCGGTGATCCTCAACTGGAACTGCGCGGACGACACGCTGCGCTGCCTGCGGGCCGTGCTCGCCGGTAGCCACGTGCCCGAGGTCGTGGTCGTGGACAACGGGTCGACCGACGACTCGGTCGCGAGGCTGGCCCACCTCGACGGGTCGGCCACCCTGCTGCGGCTGGACGGCAACCTCGGCTACGCGGGCGGGATGAACGCCGGCATCCGGGCCGCCCGGGAACGCGGCGCCGACTGGGTCTGGCTGCTGAACGCCGACGCGGTGCCCCGGCCGGGGGCGCTGGCCGCGCTGCTGGCGCACCGGGAGCGGTTCACCGTGGCGACGTCGGTGCAGACGACCTCGGCGCACCCGGACGACCCGGCCCCCGAGCCGTACGTGGTCGCCGCCATGCTCCCGGGCGGCAGGGTCCGCCCGTTCGGCTGCCCGGGGTGCGCCGAGGGGGTGCACGAGGTGGACGTGGTCACCGGCGCGGCGCTGCTGCTGCGGGTGGCCGACGTGGTGCGGGTCGGGTTCTTCGACGAGCGCTTCTTCCACTACAAGGAGGAGTTCGACCTGGTCCGCCGGATCGCCGACGCGGGCGGGCGGATCGCCCTGGTGTGCGACTCGGAGGTCTGGCACAAGCGCGGCGGCAGCCTCAGCGGCTCCAGCCCGCGGGCGCTCTACTACTACCACCGCAACGAGATCCTCTACGTGCGCAAGCACTACCGCCGTCCGCTGCGGCGGCTGCTGCTCGGCGAGCCGATCCACTACCGGCGGGTGGCGACCGCGCTGCTGCGGCTGACGGCGGGCGGGCGGGAGCGCCGGCTCGGCTCGCGCGCGGTCCTCGCCGGCTACCGGGACGGCCTGCGGGGCGTCCACGGCCCCACCGAGAGGTTCTGAACGGTGCACCTGCTGTTCGTGAGCCACTCGGCGGAGCTGATGGGCGCGGAACGGTCGCTTGTCGCGCTGGTGCGCGAGGCGGCCCGGGTGCGCGGTCACCGGGTCACCGTCACGCTGCCGGCGGCCGGTCCGCTGCGCGGCGAGCTGACCGAGGCGGGCGCCACCGTGACGGTCCTGCCGACCCGGCTCTGGATGGGCCGGCGGCACCGCGGTCCGGTCGGCGTGGTGCGGTCGGTCCAGGCGCTGGCCTCGGTGCCCCGCTACCGGCGGTTCCTGCGGCGGGAGCGGCCCGACGTGGTGGTCACCAACTCGGCCGTGGTGCCGGCCGGCGCGTTCGCCGCCCGGCTGGCCGGCGTCCGGCACGTGTGGACGGTGCGGGAGAGCCTGCTGACCAACCCGAACCTGCGCTCCGCGCTGCCCCGCCGGACGATCGCCCGGATCATCGCCGGCCGCTCGGACGGCGTCGTCGCCATCTCGCGCTACGTCGCCGACCAGGTGCTGACGGCCGCGCCCGCCGCCGGGCCGAAGCTGCGGATCGTCGCACCACCGGTGGAGGCGCGCGCGGCGCGTCCCCCGTCCGACGGGCACGAACCGGACGCGGCGGGGTTGGCGCGGCTGGTGCTGCTCGGGCGGTTCACGCCGGAGAAGGGGCAGGCGGACGCCGTCGAGGCGCTCGGGCACTGCCGGCGGGCCGGGCGACCGCTGCGGCTGACGCTCGCCGGTGTCGGTGACCCGGCCGCCGAGCGGGCCGTCCGGGAACTCGCCGAGCGGCACGGCGTCGGTGACCTCGTCGACGTGCGGTCGTGGGTGGACGACCCGTACCCGCTCTACGCGGCGGCGGACGCGACCCTGATGCTCTCCCGCAACGAGGCCTTCGGCCGGGTGACGGTGGAGTCGCTGGCGGCGGGCACGCCGGTGATCGGCTACCGGGCCGGCGCCACCACCGAACTCCTCGCCGACGGCGGCGGCGTGCTGGTGGCGCCGGACGCCGGGGATCTGGCGCGGACCCTGCTGGGCCTGGCCGCGGACCCGGACGCCGTGGGTCGCCTCCGGGCCGCCGCCGCCCGGCGGGCCGACGCGCTGGCCACCGCCCCCTCGTCGGCGTCGCGCTTCGTGTCCTACCTGGAGGATCCGCGGGTGGACGGCGAGTGATCCGGTCGCGGGAGTCGATCTGGTTGCCGGCGGCGGCGGCGCTGGCGGTCGGCGTGCTCGCCGGTTGGCGGCCCCTGCTGGCCGGCGTCGTGGGCCTGGTGGCGCTGGCCGGCTGGGCGCTGCGGACGCCGGCCCGGCTGAACCACGTGCTCTTCGTGGTGCTGTTCCTGGTGCCGGTCACCGTCCGGCTCGGCGGATCGGGCAAGCCGGTGTGGATCGTGCTGTTCACCGCGACGGCCGTCGCCCTGGTCGGCCGGCTCCAGCGCCTGCGGCCGGACGAGCCGCTGGCGTCCGCCGGTACGGCCGCGTTCGTGCTGCCCGCCGCGGGGGTGCTCGCCGCGCTGGCGCACTGGAGCGGGCCGAAGGACCTGCTGTTCGCGATCACCCCGTTCGCCTGCTACGCCGTGATCACCTGGCACGTGGTGGCGGAGGCCCGGCGGGACCCGGCGGCGTTCGTCCGGCTGGCCCGCTTCCTCGCCTGGCTGGGCGTGCCGCTGGCGCTCCTCGCGATCCACCAGCGGGCCACCGGCGGGTGGCCGGTCCTCGACGAGCTGGCGGTCAGCAACGCCTTCACCTCGTCGGCGGGCGCCGGCCGGTCCGTCGCCACGACCGGCCACCCGATCGTCTACGGCGCCTACTGCCTGATGTCGGTGTGCGTCGCGCTCACCCTGCGCGGCCGGGCCTGGCCGGTGCCGTTCGCCGCCGGCGTGGTCGGGCTGCTGCTCTCCGGCTCGCGCAGCGCGTGGATCGGCGTGGGTTGCGCGGCCGTGGTCTGGTATCTCGCCCGCCGCCCGAGGCTGACCCGCCGGGGGCTCACCGTCGTCGCGGCCACCGCCGCCGGCGCGACCGCGCTGGCGCTGGCCGGTCCCGCCCCGGTGCGCGGCACCGTCGACATGCTCCGCGCCCGGCTGACCGACGTCGGCGGGTCCAGCTCCGCGACGGCCCGCTACAGCCGGTACGAGGTGGCGTGGGACGCGCTCACCGGCGGTGTCGACCGGGTGCTGTTCGGTCTCGGGCCGGAGGCGCACGTCCGCTTCTTCGAGCAGGTGGGGATCGGTGACCACCTGGCGCAGACGTTCGACAACAGCTTCCTCACCCTCTGGTACGACCTGGGTCTGGTGACGCTGCTGCCGTTCGTCGCCCTCCTGGTGGCACTGGTCGCGCGGGCCCGGTCGCTGGCCGCCCGGCTGCTGGTGGTGGGGATGACGGCGCAGATCTTCTTCTTCGACTTCTATCTGTGGCCGTGTGCCGCGGCCGTGTTGATCCTGGCCGCCGGCCTGGCCGTCGTCGACCAGGGCGCCGACGCGGACCACTCCCCGGCCCCGGTGGCCGGGGTGGGTGCCGGGTCGCCCGCCGGAGCAGGGAAGGACCACACGTGAGGCTCATCGGTGCATCCCGGCCGGTCGCGGTCGCCGGTTCGCCGGGCACGGCGGCGCGTGCCGGTGGCGGCGTGCGGGCCGCCGTCGACCGGTCCCGGCTCGTCGCCCGCCGGTGGACCGAGCTGACGCCGGCGCAGGTGGTGCGGGCGGTACGCCGGTACCGGTGGACGGTGCTGGCCCTGGTGCTGCTCGGCGGCGTCGGCGGTGGACTGGCCGCCGCGGCGCAGACCCCGGTCTACCGGGCCCAGGCGCGGCTGGTGTGCTCGCCGAACTTCCCGACCAACGACGTCCGGCAGCTCGACGTGGGCGGAAACTACATCCTGCAGCGGGTCCGCTCGTACACCGAGGTGGCCGACAGCACCGAGGTGGCCGCGGCGGTGACGGCGCGGCTCGGCCTGCCCGACCCGCCGGAGGAGCTGCTGTCCCGGATCAGCGTGACCAGCCGGGCCAGCACCGCCGTGCTGACCGTCGAGGTCGACGACACCGACCCGGAGCGGGCCCGGGACGTCGCCAACGCCGTCGCCGAGGAGATCCCCGCGTACATCGCCCGGATCGAACGGCCGGCCGGCGTCGACCGGTCGCCGGTCAAGGTCACCGTGGTCCGCCCGGCGGTGGCCCCCGAGTCGCCGGACTCCCCCCGCCCGCTCACCGACGTCGGCCTGGGGCTGGTGGGTGGGCTGGTCGTGGCGGCGGTGACCGCGCTCGGGCGGTACGCGCGCGACCCGGCCGTCCGGGATGCCGGGCACGCCGCCGAGGTGGCCGATCTCGTCCCGCTGGCCGACGCCGGGCCGGTGGGTCCCAGCCCGCTCACCGTCGACGGAACGGCCGAGCGGGCGGACGAGCTGCGGCGGATGCGGACCGACGTCCGGCTCCAGGCCGCGGGTGGCCCGCTGACCACGATCGCGGTGGTCGAGCCCACCGCCGGTGGCGGGGCGACCGTCACCGCGGCGCACCTGGCGCTCGCGTTCGCCCAGGCCGGCGACCCGGTGGTGCTCGTCGACGCCGACCCCGGCCGCCCGTCGGCGCACGCGCTGTTCGGCATCGGCAACGACACCGGCCTGACCACGGTCCTGGACGGCGGGTCGGCGGTGCGCGACGCGCTGGTGCGGTGGACGCCGGACCTGCCGCTGCACGTCCTGCCCGCCGGGCCGGGCGGGCCCGGGCCGATCCGGCCGGACCAGCTCGCCGACCTGGTGGCGGAGCTGCGCCACGACCGGACCCTGGTGGTCGTCGTCGGCCCGCCGCTGCTGTCGGACGCGGACACGCTGCACCTGGTCGAGGCCGCCGACGCCACAGTGGTCACCGCCCGCGTCGGCTCGACCGACGCGGACTCGCTGGCGACCGCGGTACGGGTGCTGCGCCAGGTGCCGGCGCGCCTGCTCGGCCTGGTCACGGTGGGCCGGTCCGGGTAGCCGGGAGCGGGTTCCCGCCCTCGCCGGCCGCCACCTAGGCTGGTCCGAATGAGGGATGACGTCGCGATGCTGTTGCGGCGGGCGACCTTCGGCCCGACGGCGTCCGAAGTGGCGGCGGCCCGCCGCGCCGGATACGCGGCCACCGTCGCGCGGTTGACCTCGCCGGCCGGGCCGGACCGGGGCGCCGCCACCGCGCCGGTCCCGGACCTCGGCCGGGACCCGTTCGACGACCTGCCCGACCCGACCGTCGAGCAGCGCGCCGCCGCCGAGGCGACCCGCCGGCAGCACACCGACACCATCATCCGGTGGTGGCTCGACCGGCTCACCGTCGCCGACCACCAGGCCACCGAGAAGCTGCTGTTCTTCTGGCACGGGCACTGGGCTACCTCGATCCGCAAGGTGGGCAGCCCGCAGTTCATGCTGGCGCAGCACCAGAAGATGCGCGCCGCGCCGGACGTCCGGGCGATGGCCCGCGCGCTCGTCTGCGACCCGGCGCTCGTCTACTGGCTGGACGGGCAGCTCAACACCAAGGACGCGCCGAACGAGAACCTGGCGCGCGAGCTGATGGAACTGTTCCTGTTGGGCATCGGCAACTACACCGAGCGCGACGTCAAGGAGGCGGGGCGGGCGCTGACCGGCTGGCGGACCGACCTCGGCGTACCGGCCACGGCGATCTTCTTCCCGGAGGACCACGACGCCCGGCCCAAGACGATCCTCGGCGCCACCGCCGCCTTCGACGCGTTCACCCTGGTCGGTCACCTGGTCAACCGGCCGGCGTGCGCCCGGTTCATCGCCGCCCGCCTGTGGTTCCGCTACGGCTCGTCGACCGAGCCGATCGCCCGCTCCACCGAGCAGCGGATGGTGGCCGCGTTTCCGGTGGGCGCCCGGATGCTGCGGGCCCTGCTCGCCGACGACGAGTTCCGCTCGGGTCGGCACCGGCTGGTGAAGCAGCCGGTCGAGTGGCTGGTCGGCGCGCTGCGGCAGTTGGGCCTGCGACCGGCCCAGCTCTCCGGGGAGACGCTGCACCAGCTCACCACCGGCCTGGGCGGGCTCGGGCAGGTGCCGTTCGCGCCGCAGAGCGTGGGCGGCTGGCCGGCCGGCGCGGCCTGGCTCAGCTCGGCGGCGGCGCAGATCCGGCTGGGCCTGGCCGACCTGCTCGCCGGGCTCGCGTACGCCGAGCGCGGCGACGACGTGGACCGGATGAACCCGGAGCGGCTGGCCGAGGTGCTCGCCGTGGACACCTGGACCAATCGCACCTACCTGGCCCTGAAGCGGGCCGGCAGTGCCCGACAGCTCCTCACCCTCGGCCTGGTGAGCCCGGAATACCTGGTGAACTGAGATGGATCCACTGACCCGGCGCAGGTTCCTGCTCGCCTCCACCGCGGCCGGCGGGGCCGCCGCGGTCGCGGCCGGCGGGATCGGGTTGGCCGAACTCCTGTCCACGGCGCGGGACGACAGGTCCACACCGGACGACCGGACCGACCGCCTGGTGGTGGTCACCCTCTACGGCGGCAACGACGGGCTCAACACGGTCGTGCCGTACGCCGACCCGGCGTACCACTCGGCCCGTCCGGAGCTGGCGTACGAGCCGGAGCGG encodes:
- a CDS encoding glycosyltransferase, with translation MTTLGIAVVDYRSAADTAGLVRSIVAHHHDPDLRVAVALVDNGDQRAPLEEVAELARRHGLVTRVLHGHGNVGYAAGNNLAARWLRDAGADLIWVLNPDARISGGSLAAAARLGAGDDGCAVGATAYRDAGGAVRPDLGAVDLWTGRSGRSPGPRALTYVAGHSVLLTRAAFDRLGGFCEEFFLFYEEADLAVRCARLGVPVRVVADLLVTHAGGGATGATADLRAKSLLTWFHASRSCMVFFRRHYRRRLPVAAAARLLYAGRALLAAGPAAAGAVLRGTAAGLRS
- a CDS encoding glycosyltransferase; amino-acid sequence: MSGPPPAASTPATAAPVPALGDASVALVHEWFGVTGGSEQVFRSIAELFPRAERFALWKDDGVDEPRLRESWLARTPMRHRKAMALPLMPVVWRTLTRERFDVVISSSHAFAHTVRLGPPETTRHLSYVHAPARYLWNPATDGRGASPLLALPRRALRGVDVRLSRHVHAYAANSREVRDRIRRHWGRDAVVINPPVRVDWFADAPATDRAQPRDYLLGVGRWIPYKRFDLIVATAEAAGLPLVVAGSGPEEAHLRRLAERAGVPVTFEVAPSQERLRRLYWGARALLFPVHEDFGIVPVEAQACGTPVIGLRRGGLRETVVDGETGLLVDSTDPRDHAALTRRLDELRPERVRAHAATFSEASFAAAFAAWVTEAVA
- a CDS encoding glycosyltransferase family 4 protein; amino-acid sequence: MHLLFVSHSAELMGAERSLVALVREAARVRGHRVTVTLPAAGPLRGELTEAGATVTVLPTRLWMGRRHRGPVGVVRSVQALASVPRYRRFLRRERPDVVVTNSAVVPAGAFAARLAGVRHVWTVRESLLTNPNLRSALPRRTIARIIAGRSDGVVAISRYVADQVLTAAPAAGPKLRIVAPPVEARAARPPSDGHEPDAAGLARLVLLGRFTPEKGQADAVEALGHCRRAGRPLRLTLAGVGDPAAERAVRELAERHGVGDLVDVRSWVDDPYPLYAAADATLMLSRNEAFGRVTVESLAAGTPVIGYRAGATTELLADGGGVLVAPDAGDLARTLLGLAADPDAVGRLRAAAARRADALATAPSSASRFVSYLEDPRVDGE
- a CDS encoding O-antigen ligase family protein gives rise to the protein MIRSRESIWLPAAAALAVGVLAGWRPLLAGVVGLVALAGWALRTPARLNHVLFVVLFLVPVTVRLGGSGKPVWIVLFTATAVALVGRLQRLRPDEPLASAGTAAFVLPAAGVLAALAHWSGPKDLLFAITPFACYAVITWHVVAEARRDPAAFVRLARFLAWLGVPLALLAIHQRATGGWPVLDELAVSNAFTSSAGAGRSVATTGHPIVYGAYCLMSVCVALTLRGRAWPVPFAAGVVGLLLSGSRSAWIGVGCAAVVWYLARRPRLTRRGLTVVAATAAGATALALAGPAPVRGTVDMLRARLTDVGGSSSATARYSRYEVAWDALTGGVDRVLFGLGPEAHVRFFEQVGIGDHLAQTFDNSFLTLWYDLGLVTLLPFVALLVALVARARSLAARLLVVGMTAQIFFFDFYLWPCAAAVLILAAGLAVVDQGADADHSPAPVAGVGAGSPAGAGKDHT
- a CDS encoding polysaccharide biosynthesis tyrosine autokinase, which encodes MRLIGASRPVAVAGSPGTAARAGGGVRAAVDRSRLVARRWTELTPAQVVRAVRRYRWTVLALVLLGGVGGGLAAAAQTPVYRAQARLVCSPNFPTNDVRQLDVGGNYILQRVRSYTEVADSTEVAAAVTARLGLPDPPEELLSRISVTSRASTAVLTVEVDDTDPERARDVANAVAEEIPAYIARIERPAGVDRSPVKVTVVRPAVAPESPDSPRPLTDVGLGLVGGLVVAAVTALGRYARDPAVRDAGHAAEVADLVPLADAGPVGPSPLTVDGTAERADELRRMRTDVRLQAAGGPLTTIAVVEPTAGGGATVTAAHLALAFAQAGDPVVLVDADPGRPSAHALFGIGNDTGLTTVLDGGSAVRDALVRWTPDLPLHVLPAGPGGPGPIRPDQLADLVAELRHDRTLVVVVGPPLLSDADTLHLVEAADATVVTARVGSTDADSLATAVRVLRQVPARLLGLVTVGRSG
- a CDS encoding glycosyltransferase family 2 protein; the protein is MPDKVVAVILNWNCADDTLRCLRAVLAGSHVPEVVVVDNGSTDDSVARLAHLDGSATLLRLDGNLGYAGGMNAGIRAARERGADWVWLLNADAVPRPGALAALLAHRERFTVATSVQTTSAHPDDPAPEPYVVAAMLPGGRVRPFGCPGCAEGVHEVDVVTGAALLLRVADVVRVGFFDERFFHYKEEFDLVRRIADAGGRIALVCDSEVWHKRGGSLSGSSPRALYYYHRNEILYVRKHYRRPLRRLLLGEPIHYRRVATALLRLTAGGRERRLGSRAVLAGYRDGLRGVHGPTERF
- the rfbB gene encoding dTDP-glucose 4,6-dehydratase; translation: MRILVTGGAGFIGSEYVRMLLGRPGGDPARAPRIAPTSVTVLDKLTYSGNPANLDPVRHDPRLRFVHGDIVDPALVDQVVPGHDVIVHFAAESHVDRSITGAAPFVTTNVLGTQTLLDAALRHRTGRFVHVSTDEVYGSIDAGAWTEDWPLAPNSPYSASKAASDLLALAYHRTHGLDVVVTRCSNNYGPYQFPEKVVPLFVTNLLDGGTVPLYGDGGNVRDWLHVHDHCRGIALVQEKGRAGEVYHIGGGTELTNRELTGKLLAACGAGWDRVVPVTDRKGHDRRYALDITKIETELGYAPSIDLDHGLTETVRWYRENRAWWEPLKAAHG
- the rfbA gene encoding glucose-1-phosphate thymidylyltransferase RfbA — protein: MRGILLAGGTGTRLWPITRAVSKQLMPVFDKPMVYYPLSTLVMAGVHEILVITTPDDRPQFERLLGDGGQWGLRLAYAEQARPEGIAQAFLLGADFIGDDSVALVLGDNIFHGVGLGRQLAQHGDPTGGRVFAYPVANPADYGVVEFDPAGQVLSIEEKPARPKSRYAVPGLYFYDNRVVDIARKLTPSARGELEITAVNETYREWGELSVTVLDRGTAWLDTGTFASMMQAAEFVRVIEERQGMKIGCVEEVVWQSGLIDDDRLRALAEPLVRSGYGSYLLGLLADRPAAGGGS
- a CDS encoding dTDP-4-dehydrorhamnose 3,5-epimerase family protein encodes the protein MKVRPLGIEGAWEVTPVPHGDPRGLFLEWYRFDRLAEAVGHPLRLAQGNLSVSARGVVRGIHFADVPPGQAKYLTCVRGAVLDVVVDVRTGSPTFGRWEAVRLDDVDRRAVYLAEGLGHGFCALTDDATLSYLCSTTYRPAAEHTVHPLDADLAIDWPTDVPLLSARDAAAPSLAEARAAGLLPDHDTCRSHVDGLRLAP